A DNA window from Borrelia sp. HM contains the following coding sequences:
- the greA gene encoding transcription elongation factor GreA, translated as MSNTTIERLDNILQEDKWTRIVVNNYSLAKIKELDELIDNIILENLTEEALDICSKHLKDIKKSIAGLYISGMLIYSRRPLNDMSLLTVLDLFSQNLRWSLVEHICHKMLLTSENKHALYTLAKIYSQNNENDKLPDIWIRIVESDVDDTVFVRQLAMHYENIDLQKSIYFFRKAIYRFIDKKQMSGIREIWSKLIRYTSDDFDSFLLILQKVEKELGFKKAVVLYEDLYEHYSISEHVNETIEILKGILKLDNKNQKARENLVLFLREKYKDIKNIEEYLEKSDIENLDKNFVDVYSDFEKYLFFAKGNFVYHQTWFVGIVKDVNEQGIVVDFVSKRGHFISFDMAISALVPLEKDNIRVLKAIKPKEELVESLKRDIEWALKVIIKSYKSIDLKGIKRELVPSLMTQSVWNAWSIKAKQILRDNPHFVMASGKADFYMYNERASNFNEKVYDKFKIEKDFYKRYEIFMHYCTAGGVVKDLHIEEEMLNYFLIYVNNFTKVDHYVISSYVILKSLKNSENGIALKINIEKDINLEVLLREYSKNIVDLFDSILNAEIKKELVSLIKEELIDWVCYYKQLFPYYINKKLIDSLYKEDLKEIEQLFNYVIKNYKVYKDAYIWILKHYTIYSVNLDYSDSELLVNLIKILTGSVVKINNKNNSVANKRIYRMVINLLIKDRYLNIVLGKVMDEELAKRVYMTCFYIRDFPPKDLLHIKSAIRTIFGDIEFEDEKMQFAGEKVEVGFLTILSSLSRKQKELQYLKDVEIPENSKEIGKARELGDLKENAEYHSAKERQQFLTKRLNLLMSEIDVAKVVDMKELQSSVVGFGTKVTMLNEDTGKEEFYLIFGPWESNPDEGIISYKSPFGENLLDAKEGDNLDFMINNTHFRYHIKKVEPAKID; from the coding sequence ATGTCTAACACCACTATAGAAAGATTGGATAATATCTTACAAGAGGATAAATGGACAAGGATAGTTGTTAATAATTATTCTCTTGCAAAGATAAAGGAATTGGATGAATTAATAGATAATATAATTTTGGAGAATTTAACAGAGGAAGCTCTAGATATTTGTAGTAAACATTTAAAGGATATCAAGAAGAGTATTGCTGGTCTTTATATTTCAGGCATGCTTATATATAGTAGAAGGCCACTTAATGATATGAGTTTGCTTACAGTTTTAGATTTGTTTTCCCAAAATTTGAGGTGGTCTCTTGTTGAGCATATATGTCATAAGATGCTTTTAACTTCTGAGAATAAGCATGCACTTTACACGCTTGCAAAGATATATTCGCAAAATAATGAAAATGATAAATTACCAGATATTTGGATTCGTATTGTTGAATCTGATGTTGATGATACTGTATTTGTAAGGCAGCTTGCTATGCATTATGAGAATATTGATTTGCAAAAGTCAATATATTTTTTTAGAAAAGCAATTTATCGTTTTATTGATAAAAAACAAATGTCAGGCATCAGAGAAATATGGTCTAAATTGATTCGATATACTTCTGATGACTTTGATTCTTTTCTTTTAATACTTCAGAAAGTTGAAAAAGAACTTGGTTTTAAAAAAGCTGTGGTTCTTTATGAGGATTTATATGAACATTACTCTATAAGTGAACATGTTAATGAAACAATAGAAATTTTGAAAGGAATTTTAAAGCTTGATAATAAAAATCAGAAAGCAAGAGAGAATTTAGTTCTCTTTTTAAGAGAAAAATATAAGGATATTAAAAATATTGAGGAATATCTTGAAAAATCTGACATTGAAAACTTAGATAAAAATTTTGTTGATGTTTATTCTGATTTTGAAAAGTATTTATTTTTTGCTAAAGGAAATTTTGTTTATCATCAGACTTGGTTTGTAGGAATAGTTAAAGATGTAAATGAACAAGGTATTGTAGTTGATTTTGTTTCTAAGCGTGGACATTTTATTAGTTTTGATATGGCTATTTCTGCTTTAGTACCTCTTGAAAAAGATAATATTAGGGTTTTAAAGGCAATTAAACCAAAAGAAGAACTTGTAGAGAGTTTAAAAAGAGATATTGAATGGGCTTTAAAAGTAATTATTAAAAGTTATAAATCAATTGATCTTAAAGGAATCAAGCGAGAACTTGTTCCAAGTTTAATGACTCAAAGCGTGTGGAATGCTTGGAGTATAAAAGCTAAGCAAATTTTAAGAGATAATCCTCATTTTGTTATGGCATCCGGAAAAGCTGACTTTTATATGTATAATGAGAGGGCTTCTAATTTTAATGAAAAAGTTTATGATAAGTTTAAAATAGAAAAAGATTTTTACAAAAGATATGAAATTTTTATGCATTATTGTACAGCAGGTGGTGTTGTAAAGGATTTGCATATTGAAGAGGAGATGCTTAATTATTTTTTAATTTATGTTAATAATTTTACAAAAGTTGATCACTATGTGATAAGTTCTTATGTGATACTTAAATCTTTAAAAAACTCTGAAAATGGAATTGCTTTAAAAATTAATATTGAAAAAGATATTAATTTAGAAGTTCTCTTAAGAGAGTATTCTAAAAATATAGTTGATCTTTTTGATTCAATCTTGAATGCAGAGATCAAAAAAGAGTTGGTATCTTTAATTAAAGAAGAGTTGATTGATTGGGTTTGTTATTATAAACAACTTTTTCCTTATTACATTAATAAGAAATTGATAGATTCTCTTTATAAGGAAGATCTAAAAGAAATAGAACAGCTTTTTAATTATGTCATCAAAAATTATAAAGTCTATAAAGATGCTTATATTTGGATTTTAAAACATTACACCATTTATTCAGTAAATTTAGATTATTCTGATTCAGAGTTATTAGTAAATTTGATTAAAATTTTAACAGGTAGTGTTGTTAAAATTAATAATAAAAACAATTCTGTTGCTAATAAGAGAATTTATAGGATGGTAATTAATCTTTTGATTAAGGATAGATACCTTAATATTGTTTTAGGTAAGGTTATGGATGAGGAACTTGCCAAAAGGGTATATATGACGTGTTTTTATATAAGAGATTTTCCTCCAAAAGATCTTCTACATATTAAATCTGCAATAAGGACTATATTTGGTGATATTGAATTTGAAGATGAGAAAATGCAATTCGCAGGAGAGAAGGTTGAGGTAGGATTTTTAACTATTTTAAGTTCTCTTAGTAGAAAACAAAAAGAATTGCAGTATTTAAAGGATGTAGAAATACCAGAAAATTCTAAAGAAATTGGTAAAGCTCGTGAGCTTGGTGATTTAAAGGAAAATGCTGAATATCATTCTGCTAAGGAAAGGCAGCAGTTCTTAACAAAAAGATTGAATTTGCTTATGTCAGAAATAGATGTTGCAAAGGTTGTTGATATGAAAGAGCTTCAAAGTTCTGT
- a CDS encoding tetratricopeptide repeat protein, with the protein MSSEKIAELIKDVYLSFRKGDFKTALMKSEEAHALDFDNIEVLTALKSSVYWSGQVESLDRIDKDYEKAEFLVREWNNFARRYLKKMNFDFVQGRNSIKYFIFQLCLTIYKDIYKLQPENLDILIKIAKSYKGMGNYERAISVFLQILGDAKENADVVAELADSYALIDEIKEAKVLFREAFFINPQKIDIDALESEMILKLIEAIKIDRNISDTLIKEWIPVYGALNGVFNIKRELRPIELGHLKQSVYSLRNELKEKSYRSINESILLPRLINKYFWLIDHYVRIKEDRVRIDEILSYIKEIDIGIYQQYVN; encoded by the coding sequence GTGTCATCAGAAAAAATCGCGGAATTAATCAAGGATGTTTATTTAAGCTTCAGAAAAGGTGATTTTAAAACAGCTTTAATGAAATCAGAAGAAGCACATGCTCTTGATTTTGATAATATTGAGGTTTTGACTGCTTTAAAAAGTTCTGTATATTGGAGTGGTCAGGTTGAAAGTCTTGATCGGATAGATAAGGACTATGAAAAGGCTGAATTTTTAGTTAGAGAGTGGAATAATTTTGCTAGAAGATATTTAAAAAAGATGAATTTTGATTTTGTTCAAGGCCGAAACTCAATTAAATATTTTATATTTCAATTATGCTTAACTATATATAAAGATATATATAAATTACAACCAGAAAACTTGGATATTTTAATAAAGATTGCTAAGTCTTATAAGGGAATGGGGAATTATGAGAGGGCTATATCCGTTTTTTTGCAGATATTAGGGGATGCGAAAGAGAATGCAGATGTAGTTGCTGAGCTTGCTGATTCTTATGCTCTTATTGATGAAATTAAAGAAGCTAAGGTTTTATTTAGAGAAGCTTTTTTTATTAATCCCCAAAAGATAGATATAGATGCTCTTGAATCTGAAATGATACTTAAGTTAATAGAAGCTATTAAGATTGATAGGAATATTTCTGATACTCTTATTAAGGAATGGATACCTGTTTATGGTGCATTGAATGGTGTATTTAATATAAAGCGAGAATTAAGACCTATTGAACTTGGTCATTTAAAGCAGTCTGTTTATAGTTTACGCAATGAGCTTAAAGAAAAATCTTATCGATCTATAAATGAAAGTATATTGCTTCCAAGGCTTATTAATAAATATTTTTGGCTTATTGATCATTATGTAAGGATAAAAGAAGATCGTGTCCGAATTGATGAAATTTTATCTTATATTAAAGAAATAGATATAGGAATATATCAACAGTATGTCAATTAG
- the hisS gene encoding histidine--tRNA ligase, producing the protein MDVRTLKGFRDYLPKEALIRTHIIKQIHSVLASYNFDLMDTPILEYSEFLLKKGGDEVEKQIYRFKDNGDRDVSMRFDLTVPFARFMAANRNKIKFPFRRSQVGKVFRGENTQKGRYREFMQFDFDIVGEDTFRGDAEILSVVYCGLGEIFLNFIEGINRRFVINFSHIGILKAYIDKLGLKNDYIFILSNIDKLDKIGIESVRETLLTKLSETHVDLILKFVNLQGTFWDKLKILKDMLDHNDDINRIEDIFMHLSALGIQDAFNFNLKIVRGLDYYTGLVFEAKMTGVDVGSICSGGRYNNLLSLFSNSLQKVSGVGGSFGVDRIQHIIESDKFNYIKLFVVKASSRVLIVNIDSELQDYYYKLADKFRRHDYSKINNIACEVYPKNKDGKNIKEQIEYALDKAIRFLFFIGQEEYKEDKIKVRDLTKKEELLLSFDETIKFVKGNDKFLSTPF; encoded by the coding sequence GTGGATGTCAGAACTTTAAAAGGTTTTAGAGATTACTTGCCAAAAGAAGCGTTGATTCGTACTCATATTATAAAGCAGATACATAGTGTTCTTGCTTCATATAATTTTGATTTGATGGATACTCCTATTCTTGAATATTCTGAATTTTTATTAAAAAAAGGTGGGGATGAGGTAGAGAAACAAATATATCGATTTAAAGATAATGGAGATAGAGATGTTTCTATGCGTTTTGATTTAACGGTTCCTTTTGCAAGATTTATGGCTGCTAATAGAAATAAGATTAAATTTCCTTTTAGAAGATCTCAAGTGGGGAAAGTATTTAGGGGAGAAAACACTCAAAAGGGTAGATATAGAGAATTTATGCAATTTGATTTTGATATAGTAGGTGAGGATACTTTTCGTGGTGATGCTGAGATCTTATCTGTTGTTTATTGTGGTCTTGGAGAAATTTTTTTAAATTTTATAGAGGGTATTAATAGAAGGTTTGTTATTAACTTTTCTCATATTGGAATATTGAAAGCTTATATTGATAAATTGGGGTTAAAAAATGATTATATTTTTATTTTGAGCAATATAGATAAATTAGATAAAATAGGAATTGAAAGTGTTAGAGAGACTTTACTGACAAAGCTAAGTGAGACACATGTTGATTTAATATTAAAATTTGTGAATTTACAAGGAACTTTTTGGGATAAATTGAAAATCTTAAAAGATATGTTAGATCATAATGATGATATTAATAGAATTGAAGATATCTTTATGCATCTTAGTGCATTAGGCATTCAAGATGCATTTAACTTTAATCTTAAGATAGTTCGTGGTCTTGATTATTATACCGGACTTGTGTTTGAGGCTAAGATGACTGGCGTTGATGTAGGGAGTATTTGTAGTGGTGGAAGATACAATAATTTATTGTCCTTATTTTCTAATTCTTTGCAAAAAGTGTCAGGAGTTGGTGGATCTTTTGGTGTTGATAGGATTCAACATATAATTGAGAGTGATAAATTTAATTATATTAAATTATTTGTTGTTAAAGCCAGTTCAAGGGTATTAATTGTTAACATAGACTCTGAATTGCAAGACTATTATTATAAACTTGCAGATAAATTTAGAAGACATGATTATTCTAAGATAAATAATATTGCTTGTGAGGTATATCCAAAGAATAAGGATGGTAAGAATATTAAGGAACAAATAGAATATGCTCTTGATAAAGCTATAAGATTTTTATTTTTTATAGGACAAGAGGAATATAAAGAGGATAAGATAAAGGTAAGAGACTTAACCAAGAAGGAAGAGTTGTTATTGTCTTTTGATGAGACCATAAAATTTGTTAAAGGGAATGATAAATTTTTAAGCACACCTTTTTAG